In one Winogradskyella sp. MH6 genomic region, the following are encoded:
- a CDS encoding RNA polymerase sigma factor: MEEEKIIEQLKERNTAVFSQLIDEYQQKVFGTCISFVPNKEDAEDLVQEVFLEVYNSISKFKGNSKLSTWIYRITTNKCLEFIRKRNTQKRSGFLKPLFGEDFSIDKTNYFTEFNHPGFLLENKELNETLFKAINSLPESQASVFTLHKIDGKSYQEIAEITDKSVSSVESLMFRAKKNLQQVLYNYYKNDM, from the coding sequence TTGGAAGAAGAGAAGATAATAGAGCAATTAAAGGAAAGAAATACAGCGGTATTTTCTCAACTCATCGATGAGTATCAGCAGAAGGTTTTTGGTACTTGTATCTCTTTTGTACCAAATAAGGAAGATGCCGAAGATTTGGTACAAGAAGTGTTTTTAGAAGTCTATAATTCAATCTCTAAATTTAAAGGAAATTCTAAGCTTTCTACTTGGATTTATAGAATAACCACCAATAAATGTTTGGAGTTTATTAGGAAAAGGAATACCCAAAAACGATCTGGATTTTTAAAGCCCTTGTTTGGCGAGGATTTCTCAATAGATAAGACGAATTATTTTACTGAATTTAATCATCCAGGTTTTTTACTAGAGAACAAAGAACTAAACGAAACATTATTTAAAGCTATTAATAGTTTGCCCGAAAGTCAGGCTTCCGTTTTTACGCTACATAAAATAGATGGTAAGAGTTATCAGGAAATTGCTGAGATAACAGATAAGAGTGTGTCATCTGTTGAATCTCTTATGTTTAGAGCAAAGAAAAACCTTCAGCAGGTATTGTACAACTATTACAAAAATGATATGTAG
- a CDS encoding Spy/CpxP family protein refolding chaperone has protein sequence MKKQTILYILLIVLFLSNVFFIFHHLTRFGDKDHKPHFSMVEELNFNQEQQEAYNKMRSEHFDKMKSYSKRIGELKEEMYSNTEEDEVSKVFLDSVIDLIAIEEKNKDLEMYKHFRDVREICNDEQKAQLSKIINDAIKRHGKRGKSKKRD, from the coding sequence ATGAAAAAGCAAACAATTCTATACATATTACTTATCGTTCTTTTTCTATCTAATGTGTTTTTTATTTTTCATCATTTAACAAGATTTGGTGATAAAGACCATAAGCCTCATTTTTCTATGGTAGAAGAGTTAAACTTTAACCAAGAGCAACAAGAGGCTTATAACAAGATGCGAAGTGAGCATTTTGATAAAATGAAATCCTACTCAAAAAGAATTGGCGAGTTAAAAGAGGAAATGTATTCTAATACAGAAGAAGATGAAGTATCTAAAGTGTTCTTAGATTCTGTAATAGATTTAATTGCAATAGAAGAGAAAAACAAAGACTTGGAGATGTACAAACATTTTAGAGATGTAAGAGAAATATGTAACGACGAACAGAAAGCGCAACTCTCTAAAATTATAAACGATGCTATAAAGCGTCATGGTAAAAGAGGAAAGTCAAAAAAAAGAGATTGA